A single region of the Streptomyces sp. NBC_00236 genome encodes:
- the rbsK gene encoding ribokinase, with product MTKVAVLGSTNMDLVAYVDRAPERGETVTGREFRTIPGGKGANQAVAAARAGGDVMMIGAVGDDEYGARMRENLEHSGVDTDLLHTAEGPSGTAHIVVDAKGSNAIVVIPGANGTVTALGPGEIAAIAEADLLLLQLELPLTAVIEGARAGHAQGVRTVLTPSPVQELPAELLDCVDLLIANEHEAAELSGHAEPHAAAEILLGQVPALVITLGSKGCLYAARGSQTVHFPAPEVTSVDTTGAGDTFAGTLAVALGEGRPVPQAIAWASSAAALCVQKPGASISMPYRSEIDAA from the coding sequence ATGACCAAAGTCGCGGTGCTCGGCAGCACCAATATGGATCTTGTGGCCTACGTCGACCGGGCTCCGGAACGCGGGGAGACCGTCACCGGGCGGGAGTTCCGCACGATTCCCGGCGGCAAGGGCGCCAACCAGGCCGTCGCCGCCGCCCGCGCGGGCGGCGACGTGATGATGATCGGCGCGGTCGGCGACGACGAGTACGGCGCCCGGATGCGGGAGAACCTGGAGCACTCCGGAGTCGACACCGATCTCCTGCACACCGCGGAGGGGCCGAGTGGCACCGCGCACATCGTGGTCGATGCCAAGGGGTCCAACGCGATCGTCGTCATCCCCGGCGCCAACGGCACCGTCACCGCACTCGGCCCGGGTGAGATCGCCGCCATCGCCGAGGCCGATCTGCTGCTGCTCCAACTGGAACTGCCGCTGACCGCCGTGATCGAGGGGGCACGGGCCGGTCACGCCCAGGGGGTGCGGACGGTCCTCACCCCGTCCCCCGTACAGGAACTGCCCGCCGAACTCCTCGACTGTGTCGACCTGCTGATCGCCAATGAGCACGAGGCGGCCGAACTGTCGGGGCACGCCGAACCGCACGCGGCGGCCGAGATCCTGCTCGGTCAGGTGCCCGCGCTCGTCATCACACTCGGTTCGAAGGGCTGCCTGTACGCGGCACGGGGCAGCCAGACCGTCCACTTCCCGGCCCCCGAGGTGACCTCCGTCGACACCACCGGCGCCGGTGACACGTTCGCCGGCACGCTCGCCGTGGCGCTCGGCGAGGGACGGCCGGTGCCGCAGGCCATCGCCTGGGCCTCGTCGGCCGCCGCGCTCTGCGTCCAGAAACCGGGCGCCTCGATCTCCATGCCGTACCGCAGCGAAATCGACGCCGCATGA
- a CDS encoding CaiB/BaiF CoA transferase family protein translates to MSAPGAAPLTGLRVIDLATLFAGPLCATMLGDFGADVIKVEHPSKPDPSRGHGPTKDGVGLWWKLLGRNKRNLTLDLACPGGRDLLLRLAADTDVIIENFRPGTLERWGLGPAELHAVNPRLVLVRVTGFGQFGPYAHRPGFGTLAEAMSGFAAITGEPDGPPTLPPFGLADSIAALATSFAVMAALAGRDRTGVGQVVDMAIIEPILMVLGPQPLWYDQLGYVQPRTGNRSRNNAPRNTYRTSDGQWVAVSTSAQSVAERVMRLVGREELTEEPWFASGATRAEHSDELDEAVGHWIGRRTRDEAISAFEKAEAAIAPIQDIRDVMEDPQYRALDSITEVDDPELGPLRMQNVLFRLSGTPGGIRWAGRPHGADTEEILTGLGLSGEEIAALRSERVL, encoded by the coding sequence ATGAGCGCGCCGGGAGCAGCCCCCCTGACCGGGCTGCGCGTCATCGATCTCGCCACGCTGTTCGCGGGCCCCCTGTGCGCCACGATGCTGGGCGACTTCGGCGCCGATGTGATCAAGGTCGAGCATCCGAGCAAGCCCGATCCGTCCCGGGGGCACGGCCCGACGAAGGACGGGGTCGGTCTGTGGTGGAAGCTGCTCGGCCGCAACAAGCGCAATCTCACTCTCGATCTGGCCTGCCCGGGCGGCCGCGACCTCCTGCTGCGGCTCGCCGCCGACACCGACGTGATCATCGAGAACTTCCGGCCGGGCACGCTGGAGCGGTGGGGTCTCGGGCCGGCGGAGCTGCACGCCGTCAACCCGCGTCTGGTGCTGGTCCGGGTCACGGGCTTCGGCCAGTTCGGCCCGTACGCCCACCGGCCCGGCTTCGGCACGCTCGCGGAGGCGATGAGCGGGTTCGCGGCGATCACCGGGGAGCCGGACGGCCCTCCGACGCTGCCGCCCTTCGGTCTCGCCGACTCGATCGCGGCGCTCGCCACGTCGTTCGCCGTGATGGCGGCGCTGGCCGGCCGGGACCGTACGGGCGTGGGCCAGGTCGTCGACATGGCGATCATCGAGCCGATCCTGATGGTGCTCGGCCCGCAGCCGCTCTGGTACGACCAGCTCGGTTACGTCCAGCCACGCACCGGCAACCGTTCGCGCAACAACGCCCCGCGCAACACCTACCGCACCTCGGACGGGCAGTGGGTGGCCGTCTCCACGTCGGCGCAGTCCGTCGCGGAGCGGGTGATGCGCCTGGTGGGCCGGGAGGAGCTGACCGAGGAGCCGTGGTTCGCCTCGGGCGCCACCCGGGCCGAGCACAGCGACGAACTCGACGAGGCGGTCGGCCACTGGATCGGGCGGCGCACCCGGGACGAGGCGATCTCCGCGTTCGAGAAGGCGGAGGCGGCCATCGCACCCATCCAGGACATCCGTGACGTGATGGAGGATCCGCAGTACCGGGCCCTGGACTCCATCACGGAGGTCGACGATCCGGAGCTGGGTCCGCTGCGGATGCAGAACGTCCTCTTCCGGCTCTCGGGCACCCCCGGGGGCATCCGCTGGGCGGGGCGGCCGCACGGGGCGGACACGGAGGAGATCCTCACCGGGCTCGGGCTGAGCGGCGAGGAGATCGCGGCACTGCGGTCGGAGCGTGTCCTGTGA
- a CDS encoding HpcH/HpaI aldolase/citrate lyase family protein codes for MTAETPLTWLYVPGDRPDVVRKARDSGADMVIVDLEDAVAPDRKEYARSAAVELLSDPASPTQAPVHVRVNDETDVLALAGLPGLAGLRLPKITHAASVHHIAALAPGVALCPLLESALGIEHAYSVAAAHPQVRSIALGEADLRADLGVREDAGLDWSRSRVVVAARAAGLAPPTQSVFPDVRDLDGLWTSCAHGRALGFLGRAAIHPRQLPVIERAFRPTPQEVEAAQEIVEAARVEAGALALPDGRFVDAAVVAQAHRTLALAESSPSGD; via the coding sequence GTGACCGCCGAGACGCCGCTGACGTGGCTGTACGTCCCGGGCGACCGGCCTGATGTGGTGCGCAAGGCGCGGGACTCCGGGGCGGACATGGTGATCGTCGACCTGGAGGACGCGGTCGCCCCCGACCGCAAGGAGTACGCACGGTCCGCCGCCGTCGAGCTGCTCTCCGACCCGGCCTCCCCCACACAGGCGCCGGTCCACGTCAGGGTCAACGACGAGACGGACGTGCTGGCCCTGGCGGGGCTGCCGGGTCTCGCCGGGCTGCGGCTGCCGAAGATCACGCATGCCGCGTCCGTCCACCACATCGCGGCGCTGGCCCCGGGGGTCGCGCTCTGTCCGCTGCTGGAGTCGGCGCTCGGCATCGAGCACGCGTACTCGGTGGCCGCCGCCCATCCGCAGGTGCGTTCCATCGCCCTCGGGGAGGCGGACCTCCGGGCGGATCTGGGGGTGCGCGAGGATGCGGGGCTCGACTGGTCGCGCAGCCGGGTGGTGGTCGCGGCCAGGGCGGCGGGTCTTGCCCCGCCCACCCAGTCGGTGTTCCCGGACGTCCGGGACCTGGACGGGCTGTGGACGTCCTGCGCCCACGGGCGGGCGCTGGGGTTCCTCGGCCGGGCGGCGATCCACCCCCGGCAGCTCCCGGTGATCGAGCGGGCGTTCCGGCCGACGCCGCAGGAGGTGGAGGCCGCGCAGGAGATCGTCGAGGCCGCCCGGGTCGAGGCGGGTGCGCTGGCCCTGCCGGACGGCCGCTTCGTCGACGCGGCGGTGGTGGCCCAGGCACACCGCACGCTGGCCCTGGCGGAATCGAGCCCGTCCGGCGATTGA
- the lgt gene encoding prolipoprotein diacylglyceryl transferase: protein MNLAYIPSPSTGVIDLGPIPLRGYAFCIIIGVFVAVWFGNKRWVARGGRAGTVADIAVWAVPFGLVGGRLYHVITDYQLYFSDGENWVDAFKIWQGGLGIWGAIALGAVGAWIGCRRRGIPLPAWADALAPGIALAQACGRWGNWFNQELYGRATDVPWAVKISEGPNRVAGTYHPTFLYESLWCIGVALLVIWADRRFKLGHGRAFALYVAAYCAGRAWIEYMRVDEAHHILGLRLNVWTALIMFVLAVVYIVISAKVRPGREEIVEPGASETPEAKDGEAAEDTESGEAEDGDTESADTKPAEADAEADQDASKTNGEAETAKG from the coding sequence ATGAATCTTGCCTACATTCCCAGCCCGTCGACCGGCGTGATCGATCTCGGACCGATCCCGCTCCGCGGCTACGCGTTCTGCATCATCATCGGTGTCTTCGTCGCCGTCTGGTTCGGCAACAAGCGCTGGGTCGCCCGAGGCGGCAGAGCCGGCACGGTTGCCGACATCGCCGTCTGGGCCGTGCCCTTCGGCTTGGTCGGCGGCAGGCTCTACCACGTCATCACCGACTACCAGCTGTACTTCAGCGACGGTGAGAACTGGGTCGACGCCTTCAAGATCTGGCAGGGCGGCCTCGGTATCTGGGGCGCGATCGCGCTCGGTGCGGTCGGTGCCTGGATCGGCTGCCGCCGCCGCGGGATCCCGCTGCCCGCCTGGGCCGACGCGCTCGCCCCCGGCATCGCCCTGGCCCAGGCCTGCGGCCGCTGGGGCAACTGGTTCAACCAGGAGCTTTACGGGCGGGCGACCGACGTCCCGTGGGCGGTGAAGATCAGCGAGGGCCCCAACCGGGTGGCCGGCACGTACCACCCGACCTTCCTCTACGAGTCGCTGTGGTGCATCGGCGTGGCGCTCCTGGTGATCTGGGCGGACCGCCGCTTCAAGCTCGGCCACGGACGGGCGTTCGCGCTGTACGTCGCCGCGTACTGCGCGGGCCGTGCCTGGATCGAGTACATGCGCGTCGACGAGGCCCACCACATCCTGGGCCTGCGTCTGAACGTGTGGACCGCGCTGATCATGTTCGTGCTCGCGGTGGTGTACATCGTGATCTCGGCGAAGGTACGGCCGGGGCGCGAGGAGATCGTCGAGCCGGGGGCGTCGGAGACACCCGAGGCCAAGGACGGCGAAGCCGCCGAGGACACGGAGTCCGGCGAGGCCGAGGACGGCGACACGGAGTCCGCCGACACGAAGCCGGCCGAAGCTGACGCCGAAGCCGACCAGGACGCGTCGAAGACGAACGGTGAGGCGGAGACGGCCAAGGGCTGA
- a CDS encoding DsbA family protein codes for MSEKNQEGKRAARDRLIQQREQVRARERRRRTLIVSAAVVGILGLAAVVGVIAANTGGKGDKDKASGPAVAPSGATGKDSLTIPVGADDAPSTLTVWEDFRCPVCAQFENAFRDTIHQMEKSGQLKVEYHFATLIDGNLGGSGSLKAANAAACAQDVGKFPAYHDVLYSNQPPESDDAFGDNSKLIELSKKVDGLDTPAFRSCVEDGAHDAWVEKSNTAFENGGFQGTPTALLNGESIFPKKGDEPITVANLKKWVAEANKGKKPGTVTPAPSGS; via the coding sequence GTGAGCGAGAAGAACCAAGAGGGAAAACGGGCCGCGCGAGACCGGCTGATCCAGCAGCGCGAGCAGGTGAGGGCGCGCGAGCGCCGCCGCCGCACGCTGATCGTGTCCGCCGCCGTGGTGGGAATCCTGGGACTGGCCGCCGTCGTCGGCGTGATCGCCGCGAACACCGGCGGCAAGGGCGACAAGGACAAGGCCTCGGGTCCCGCCGTCGCGCCGTCCGGCGCCACGGGCAAGGACAGCCTGACCATTCCGGTGGGAGCGGACGACGCCCCGTCCACGCTCACGGTCTGGGAGGACTTCCGCTGCCCGGTCTGCGCCCAGTTCGAGAACGCCTTCCGGGACACGATCCACCAGATGGAGAAGAGCGGTCAGCTCAAGGTCGAGTACCACTTCGCCACGCTGATCGACGGCAATCTCGGCGGCAGCGGCTCGCTCAAGGCGGCCAACGCGGCGGCCTGCGCCCAGGACGTCGGCAAGTTCCCCGCCTACCACGACGTCCTGTACAGCAACCAGCCGCCGGAGTCCGACGACGCCTTCGGCGACAACAGCAAGCTGATCGAGCTGTCCAAGAAGGTCGACGGGCTCGACACGCCCGCGTTCCGCAGCTGTGTGGAGGACGGTGCGCACGACGCCTGGGTGGAGAAATCCAACACCGCGTTCGAGAACGGCGGATTCCAGGGCACACCGACGGCGCTGCTCAACGGCGAGTCGATCTTCCCCAAGAAGGGGGACGAGCCGATCACCGTGGCCAACCTGAAGAAGTGGGTCGCCGAGGCCAACAAGGGCAAGAAGCCGGGGACCGTCACACCCGCCCCCTCGGGGTCCTGA
- the trpA gene encoding tryptophan synthase subunit alpha, whose amino-acid sequence MSGNIELLNTTLAAAKAENRAALIAYLPAGFPTVDGAIEAVKAVAAGGADVVEVGLPHSDPVLDGPVIQTADDIALRGGVRIADVMRTVREAHEATGIPILVMTYWNPIDRYGVERFTAELAEAGGAGCILPDLPVQESALWREHADKHGLATVFVVAPSSKDERLATITAAGSGFVYAASLMGVTGTRVSVGEQAQDLVRRTRATTDIPVCVGLGVSNADQAAEVAGFADGVIVGSAFVKRMLDAPDEAAGLAAVRSLAADLAEGVRKR is encoded by the coding sequence GTGAGCGGCAACATCGAACTGCTGAACACCACGCTCGCCGCCGCGAAGGCCGAGAACCGGGCCGCGCTGATCGCGTACCTGCCCGCCGGCTTCCCGACCGTGGACGGCGCCATCGAGGCCGTCAAGGCCGTGGCCGCGGGCGGCGCCGACGTCGTCGAGGTGGGGCTGCCGCACAGCGACCCCGTGCTCGACGGCCCCGTCATCCAGACGGCCGACGACATCGCGCTGCGCGGCGGGGTGCGGATCGCCGACGTGATGCGTACGGTCCGCGAGGCGCACGAGGCGACCGGCATCCCGATCCTCGTCATGACGTACTGGAACCCGATCGACCGGTACGGCGTCGAGCGCTTCACCGCCGAACTCGCCGAGGCGGGCGGCGCCGGGTGCATCCTGCCCGACCTGCCGGTCCAGGAGTCCGCCCTGTGGCGTGAGCACGCCGACAAGCACGGTCTGGCGACCGTCTTCGTCGTCGCGCCCAGCAGCAAGGACGAGCGGCTCGCCACCATCACGGCGGCCGGTTCCGGCTTCGTGTACGCCGCCTCGCTGATGGGGGTCACCGGCACCCGCGTCTCGGTCGGCGAACAGGCCCAGGACCTGGTGCGGCGCACCCGCGCCACCACCGACATCCCGGTCTGCGTCGGCCTCGGCGTCTCCAACGCCGACCAGGCCGCCGAGGTCGCGGGCTTCGCCGACGGCGTCATCGTCGGCTCCGCCTTCGTCAAGCGGATGCTCGACGCTCCGGACGAGGCGGCGGGCCTCGCGGCCGTCCGCTCACTGGCGGCCGATCTGGCCGAAGGTGTTCGAAAGCGCTGA
- the trpB gene encoding tryptophan synthase subunit beta, which yields MSSDFFIPDPEGLIPSAEGYFGAYGGKFIPEALVAAVDEVAVEYDKAKADPAFAAELNELMVNYTGRPSALTEVKRFAEHAGGARVFLKREDLNHTGSHKINNVLGQALLTRRMGKTRVIAETGAGQHGVATATACALFGLECTIYMGEIDTERQALNVARMRMLGAEVIAVKSGSRTLKDAINEAFRDWVANVDRTHYLFGTVAGPHPFPAMVRDFHRVIGVEARRQILERAGRLPDAAIACVGGGSNAIGLFHALIPDAGVRLIGCEPAGHGVETGEHAATLTEGEPGILHGSRSYVLQDDEGQITEPYSISAGLDYPGIGPEHAYLKDVGRGEYRAVTDDAAMQALRLLSRTEGIIPAIESAHALAGALEVGKELGKDGLILVNLSGRGDKDMDTAARYFGLYETDAAVEADADSEGAEIEGDVK from the coding sequence GCCGAGGGGTACTTCGGTGCGTACGGCGGAAAGTTCATCCCGGAGGCGCTCGTCGCCGCCGTGGACGAGGTCGCCGTCGAGTACGACAAGGCCAAGGCCGACCCGGCCTTCGCCGCCGAGCTCAACGAGCTCATGGTGAACTACACCGGCCGGCCCAGCGCCCTGACCGAGGTCAAGCGCTTCGCCGAGCACGCCGGCGGCGCACGGGTCTTCCTCAAGCGCGAGGACCTGAACCACACCGGCTCGCACAAGATCAACAACGTGCTGGGCCAGGCGCTGCTCACCAGGCGCATGGGCAAGACCCGCGTCATCGCGGAGACCGGAGCCGGCCAGCACGGCGTCGCCACCGCGACCGCCTGCGCGCTCTTCGGCCTCGAATGCACCATCTACATGGGCGAGATCGACACCGAGCGGCAGGCGCTGAACGTGGCGCGCATGCGGATGCTCGGCGCCGAGGTCATCGCGGTGAAGTCCGGCTCCCGCACGCTCAAGGACGCCATCAACGAGGCGTTCCGCGACTGGGTCGCCAACGTCGACCGCACCCACTACCTCTTCGGCACGGTCGCCGGCCCGCACCCCTTCCCCGCCATGGTCCGCGACTTCCACCGCGTGATCGGCGTCGAGGCCCGGCGCCAGATCCTGGAACGGGCCGGCCGGCTGCCGGACGCCGCCATCGCCTGCGTCGGCGGCGGTTCCAACGCCATCGGCCTCTTCCACGCCCTCATCCCGGACGCCGGGGTCCGCCTCATCGGCTGCGAACCCGCAGGGCACGGCGTGGAGACCGGCGAGCACGCGGCGACCCTGACCGAGGGCGAGCCCGGCATCCTGCACGGTTCGCGCAGCTACGTCCTCCAGGACGACGAGGGCCAGATCACCGAGCCGTACTCCATCTCGGCCGGCCTGGACTACCCGGGCATCGGCCCGGAGCACGCCTACCTGAAGGATGTCGGCCGGGGCGAGTACCGCGCGGTCACCGACGACGCGGCCATGCAGGCGCTGCGCCTGCTCTCCCGTACCGAGGGGATCATCCCGGCCATCGAGAGCGCGCACGCGCTGGCCGGAGCCCTGGAGGTCGGCAAGGAGCTCGGCAAGGACGGCCTGATCCTGGTCAACCTGTCCGGCCGGGGCGACAAGGACATGGACACGGCAGCGCGCTACTTCGGGCTGTACGAGACCGACGCCGCCGTCGAGGCCGACGCGGACAGCGAAGGCGCCGAGATCGAGGGGGACGTCAAGTGA